From Mytilus galloprovincialis chromosome 9, xbMytGall1.hap1.1, whole genome shotgun sequence, the proteins below share one genomic window:
- the LOC143044226 gene encoding uncharacterized protein LOC143044226 has protein sequence MVILSISPKVERRVYWRTAAVLTLTKMVLPPVLKKRYSLKGMKLVPVIKRIRPGQPESLKGLARMNKELKTENLNMEEIAQHVKVLTGEDLDEICQLSGRSDDDVGEARWILHSLIIYANEFGQPKGQDLQVSEGDSAPIQSTSDMDTQPKAGKRKPDSSTASDTLEDRIASLEKKTKVEIITELKDKVRTLCLQQNPSDSLILLTLDELAKFSKKLDHDDADVYEELARQANRHYSKLDISSLCLSVLGGKAVDTITKAISKCLKEKQSENKNDGNAAQGSDNAPKREESPLSNLYPQFQNPLMYSMYQPNYLPQGVQPYGNFTAGGYRNTRPMGARFGFRPRGACHFCESHTHQIKDCEKMKVAKGK, from the exons ATggtcattctttcaatatccccGAAGGTAGAAAGACGTGTCTACTGGAGAACGGCAGCCGTACTGACACTTACAAAG ATGGTGTTGCCACCAGTCCTAAAGAAGCGATATAGTTTAAAGGGAATGAAACTAGTTCCAGTAATCAAACGTATAAGACCAGGACAGCCGGAATCATTAAAAGGATTAGCTAGAATGAATAAAGAACtgaaaactgaaaatttgaaCATGGAGGAGATAGCGCAACATGTAAAGGTGCTTACTGGGGAGGACTTGGATGAAATTTGCCAGTTGTCTGGGAGAAGTGATGACGATGTGGGTGAGGCCAGGTGGATCCTCCACTCACTGATtatatatgcaaatgagtttGGACAGCCGAAGGGTCAAGATCTGCAGGTTTCGGAAGGAGACTCT GCTCCAATACAAAGTACTTCTGATATGGACACTCAACCAAAGGCTGGGAAAAGAAAACCTGACTCGTCTACTGCTAGTGATACCTTAGAAGATAGGATAGCTTCCTTGGAAAAAAAGACCAAAGTTGAAATAATAACAGAGCTGAAGGACAAGGTGAGGACATTGTGCTTGCAACAGAATCCAAGCGATTCTCTAATTCTCTTAACGTTAGATGAACTtgcaaaattttccaaaaaattagATCACGATGATGCGGACGTTTATGAAGAGCTGGCTAGGCAGGCAAACAGGCACTACTCCAAACTGGATATTTCTAGTTTGTGCCTATCAGTTTTAGGTGGGAAAGCCGTTGATACGATTACGAAGGCTATTTCTAAATGTTTGAAAGAGAAACAATCGGAGAACAAAAATGATGGTAACGCTGCTCAGGGTAGTGATAATGCTCCAAAGCGGGAAGAATCCCCTTTGAGTAATTTGTACCCACAATTCCAGAACCCGCTTATGTATTCCATGTATCAGCCAAATTATCTACCTCAAGGTGTGCAACCGTATGGTAATTTTACAGCCGGGGGTTACAGGAATACAAGGCCCATGGGGGCTAGGTTTGGATTCCGTCCTAGAGGCGCTTGTCACTTTTGTGAAAGTCATACACATCAGATAAAAGACTGtgaaaaaatgaaagtggccaaaGGAAAATGA